One segment of Aulosira sp. FACHB-615 DNA contains the following:
- a CDS encoding site-2 protease family protein produces the protein MNGTIRVGNLFGIPFYIHPSWFLVFGLVTWSYSSGLSAQFPYLSGGLALLLGLMTALLLFASVVAHELGHSFVALRQGIDVKSITLFIFGGLANLEKESKTPAGAFWIAIAGPLVSLLLCGIVTVIGVTTPVSGPLAAVLGVLASVNLALALFNLIPGLPLDGGNVLKALVWKITGNPYKGVTFASRVGQVFGWVAIASGILPLVFFGSVANFWNLLIGFFLLQNAGNAAQFARVQAKLDGLTAADAVNSNSPIISANLSLREFADEQILHKQDWKRFLVTDDAEQLVGAVTLDDLRKIPTTLWTETQVKEIMRPVAASTTVKSDQPLLEVIQLLEQQKLSALAVIRENGVLVGILEKAAIIQLLQGQALTNPA, from the coding sequence ATGAATGGCACAATTCGCGTTGGTAATCTCTTCGGGATTCCGTTTTACATCCATCCGTCATGGTTTTTGGTTTTTGGCTTAGTAACCTGGAGCTATAGTAGTGGACTTTCAGCCCAGTTTCCCTATCTATCTGGGGGGTTAGCGTTGCTACTAGGATTGATGACGGCGCTGTTATTGTTTGCTTCTGTCGTCGCCCATGAATTAGGACATAGTTTTGTCGCTTTGCGCCAAGGAATTGATGTTAAATCCATCACATTGTTTATCTTTGGTGGTTTGGCGAACTTAGAAAAAGAATCGAAAACGCCAGCCGGAGCTTTTTGGATTGCGATCGCTGGGCCGTTAGTCAGTTTATTATTGTGTGGCATCGTCACAGTAATTGGTGTGACAACGCCTGTATCGGGGCCACTAGCAGCAGTTCTTGGTGTTTTAGCTTCCGTTAACTTGGCTTTAGCACTGTTTAACTTGATTCCTGGCTTACCTTTGGATGGTGGTAATGTCCTCAAAGCTCTGGTGTGGAAAATCACAGGTAATCCCTACAAAGGTGTGACCTTCGCCAGCCGAGTTGGACAGGTGTTTGGTTGGGTGGCGATCGCTTCTGGTATACTGCCACTGGTATTTTTTGGCAGTGTAGCTAACTTCTGGAATTTATTAATCGGCTTCTTCCTGTTACAAAATGCTGGAAATGCAGCCCAATTTGCTAGAGTCCAAGCAAAACTTGATGGTTTAACAGCCGCAGATGCTGTCAACAGCAATAGCCCAATCATTTCTGCAAACCTCAGCCTGAGAGAATTTGCTGATGAACAAATTCTGCACAAACAAGACTGGAAACGCTTCTTAGTGACAGATGATGCAGAACAATTAGTTGGTGCGGTTACACTCGATGACTTGCGAAAAATTCCGACAACTCTGTGGACAGAAACTCAAGTTAAAGAAATCATGCGCCCAGTTGCTGCATCCACCACAGTAAAATCAGATCAACCCCTCTTAGAAGTCATCCAGCTACTAGAACAACAAAAACTCTCGGCTTTAGCTGTCATTCGAGAAAATGGCGTACTCGTGGGGATTTTAGAAAAAGCAGCAATTATTCAACTTTTGCAAGGACAAGCTTTAACTAACCCCGCATAA
- the thiO gene encoding glycine oxidase ThiO, producing MTSDVLIIGGGVIGLAIAVELKLRGTNVTVLCRDFQAAATYAAAGMLAPDAEIIQDEMMGKLCRRSRALYPEWTSKLEDLTGINPGYWACGILAPVYQPPKSAAAGDSPAYWLDQTAIHQYQPGLSNDVIGGWWYPEDAQVDNRALAQALRTAAQSLGIEIKDNITVAGLIQQQGQVIGVQTNQGVIRAGHYVLAAGAWSSELLPLPVTPRKGQMLSIRLPDFVPELPLRRVLFGENIYIVPRRDRSIILGATSEDVGFTPNNTPAGIQSLLQQAIRLYPQLQDYSIQEFWWGFRPATPDELPILGTSHCANLTLTTGHYRNGILLAPVTAALIADLICEQKSDSLLSHFHYSRFHTQPSTAPMLTHSANFTNGDRPSPLPNSKLLNAVEVNSPLPDSPLVIAGKTFQSRLMTGTGKYRSIAEMQQSIVASGCEIVTVAVRRVQTKTPGHEGLAEALDWSKIWMLPNTAGCQTAEEAIRVARLGREMAKLLGQEDNNFVKLEVIPDPKYLLPDPIGTLQAAEQLVKEGFAVLPYINADPMLAKRLEDVGCATVMPLASPIGSGQGLKTTANIQIIIENAKVPVVVDAGIGSPSEASQAMELGADALLINSAIALAQNAPAMAYAMNLATVAGRLAYLAGRMPIKSYASASSPVTGTIN from the coding sequence ATGACTAGCGATGTTTTAATTATTGGTGGCGGTGTTATTGGCTTGGCGATCGCCGTCGAACTTAAATTGCGCGGGACAAATGTCACCGTGCTTTGTCGTGATTTCCAGGCTGCTGCTACTTATGCTGCTGCTGGCATGTTAGCACCAGATGCAGAAATTATCCAAGATGAGATGATGGGGAAGTTGTGCAGGCGATCGCGTGCCTTATACCCAGAATGGACAAGCAAACTTGAAGATTTAACAGGGATTAATCCTGGTTACTGGGCTTGTGGCATTCTTGCGCCTGTTTATCAACCACCAAAGTCTGCTGCGGCTGGTGATTCACCTGCTTATTGGTTAGATCAAACCGCCATTCATCAATATCAGCCAGGGTTGAGTAATGATGTCATCGGTGGCTGGTGGTATCCTGAAGATGCTCAAGTTGATAATCGAGCATTAGCCCAAGCACTCAGAACTGCGGCTCAATCCCTCGGCATTGAAATCAAAGATAACATCACAGTTGCAGGATTAATCCAACAGCAAGGACAAGTCATCGGCGTACAAACCAACCAAGGCGTAATTCGTGCCGGTCACTATGTTTTAGCGGCTGGTGCTTGGTCTAGTGAATTGTTACCTTTGCCTGTAACTCCCCGCAAAGGGCAAATGTTGAGTATTCGCTTACCTGACTTTGTGCCGGAATTGCCTTTGCGACGGGTGTTATTTGGCGAAAATATTTACATCGTACCCCGGCGCGATCGCTCGATTATTTTGGGTGCGACTAGCGAAGATGTGGGTTTTACACCAAATAACACCCCCGCAGGTATCCAATCTTTACTTCAGCAAGCGATTCGCCTCTATCCCCAATTACAAGATTATTCCATTCAAGAATTTTGGTGGGGTTTTCGTCCGGCTACCCCAGATGAATTACCAATTCTCGGTACTAGCCACTGTGCAAACTTGACTTTGACTACAGGTCATTATCGCAACGGCATTTTACTAGCGCCTGTGACAGCAGCCTTAATTGCTGATTTAATCTGTGAACAAAAATCAGATTCTTTATTGTCACATTTCCATTATTCTCGGTTTCATACCCAGCCATCTACCGCCCCTATGCTCACTCACTCTGCCAATTTTACCAACGGCGATCGCCCCTCCCCCCTCCCAAATTCCAAATTACTGAATGCAGTCGAAGTCAACTCACCGCTTCCCGACTCCCCCCTTGTAATTGCAGGTAAAACCTTCCAATCTCGCTTGATGACAGGAACCGGTAAATATCGCTCCATTGCAGAAATGCAGCAAAGTATTGTTGCTAGTGGTTGTGAAATTGTCACCGTCGCAGTCCGGCGAGTTCAAACCAAAACCCCAGGACATGAAGGGTTAGCAGAAGCACTGGATTGGTCAAAAATTTGGATGTTGCCGAATACTGCTGGTTGTCAAACTGCCGAAGAAGCAATTCGTGTCGCCCGTTTGGGTCGAGAAATGGCAAAATTGCTAGGGCAGGAAGATAATAATTTTGTGAAATTAGAAGTTATTCCAGATCCCAAATATTTACTCCCTGACCCGATTGGGACACTGCAAGCGGCTGAACAACTTGTAAAAGAAGGGTTTGCGGTATTGCCGTATATCAATGCTGACCCAATGTTAGCCAAACGCTTAGAAGATGTTGGCTGTGCAACAGTCATGCCTTTAGCATCACCCATCGGTTCGGGACAAGGATTAAAAACCACCGCCAATATCCAAATCATTATTGAAAACGCTAAAGTGCCGGTTGTGGTAGATGCAGGTATTGGTTCACCTTCCGAAGCTTCTCAAGCAATGGAATTAGGCGCAGATGCCTTATTAATTAATAGTGCGATCGCTCTAGCCCAAAATGCCCCAGCAATGGCTTACGCAATGAATTTAGCAACCGTCGCTGGTCGTTTAGCATACCTCGCCGGTCGAATGCCCATCAAATCTTATGCTAGTGCTAGTTCACCTGTGACGGGAACTATTAATTAA
- the cimA gene encoding citramalate synthase, translated as MTTNPSPQIWLYDTTLRDGTQCEGLSVSIEDKLRIAKRLDQLGIPFIEGGWPGANPKDVQFFWQLQEDPLKQAEIVAFCSTRRPNTVAAAEPMLQAILTAGSRWVTIFGKSWDLHVTEGLKTTLEENLAMIRDTIEYFRSHGRRVIYDAEHWFDGYKHNRDYALQTLEAAIASGAEWLVLCDTNGGTLPHEVSESVTTVKSHLLSVTCQKTMTTPQIGIHTHNDCDLAVANALAAVMAGATMVQGTINGYGERCGNANLCSLIPNLQLKMGYSCITEHQLTQVTEASRFVSEVVNLAPDEHAPFVGRSAFAHKGGVHVSAVQRNPLTYEHIQPETVGNRRRIVISEQAGLSNVLAKARTFGIELDKQTPEAKQILQRLKQLESQGYQFEAAEASFALLMYEALGARQEFFEVKGFQVHCDLVEGKETSSALATVKVAVNGQNILEAAEGNGPVAALDSALRKALVNFYPQLASFELTDYKVRILDGHAGTAAKTRALVESGNGHQRWTTIGVSTNILAASYQAVVEGLEYGLLLHSQAEAAVKA; from the coding sequence ATGACCACAAATCCCTCTCCTCAAATTTGGCTTTATGACACAACATTACGGGATGGCACTCAATGCGAAGGGCTATCAGTGTCTATTGAAGACAAGCTACGCATTGCTAAAAGATTAGACCAACTGGGTATTCCCTTCATTGAAGGTGGTTGGCCTGGCGCTAACCCCAAGGATGTTCAGTTTTTCTGGCAACTCCAAGAAGATCCGCTCAAACAAGCAGAAATTGTGGCATTTTGTTCTACACGTCGCCCCAATACTGTGGCTGCGGCTGAACCAATGTTGCAAGCAATTTTAACTGCGGGTTCTCGGTGGGTGACAATTTTTGGCAAATCTTGGGATTTACACGTTACCGAAGGTCTCAAGACAACTTTAGAAGAAAATTTGGCCATGATCCGCGACACTATCGAGTATTTTCGCTCACATGGGCGGCGCGTGATTTACGATGCCGAACATTGGTTTGATGGTTACAAACATAATCGAGATTATGCTTTACAAACCTTAGAGGCAGCGATCGCATCTGGCGCAGAATGGTTAGTTTTATGTGATACCAATGGCGGAACTTTGCCTCATGAAGTCAGCGAAAGTGTGACAACTGTTAAAAGTCATTTGTTATCTGTCACTTGTCAAAAAACAATGACAACTCCCCAAATCGGCATCCACACGCATAACGATTGTGATCTAGCCGTAGCTAATGCCCTAGCTGCCGTCATGGCGGGGGCAACAATGGTACAAGGAACAATAAATGGATATGGTGAACGCTGTGGCAATGCCAACCTTTGTTCTTTAATTCCCAACTTACAGCTAAAAATGGGTTATAGCTGTATCACAGAACACCAGCTTACTCAAGTCACAGAAGCCAGCCGTTTTGTCAGTGAAGTAGTCAATCTTGCGCCTGATGAACACGCGCCATTTGTCGGACGTTCGGCTTTTGCCCATAAAGGCGGTGTCCATGTTTCCGCAGTGCAACGTAACCCCCTGACTTACGAACACATCCAGCCAGAAACCGTCGGGAACCGTCGGCGGATAGTCATTTCGGAACAAGCAGGACTGAGTAATGTCTTAGCCAAAGCCCGCACCTTTGGCATTGAATTAGATAAGCAAACACCAGAAGCAAAACAAATTCTTCAACGCCTCAAACAATTAGAAAGTCAAGGTTATCAATTTGAAGCCGCCGAAGCGAGTTTTGCCCTGTTAATGTATGAAGCGTTAGGGGCGCGGCAAGAATTTTTTGAGGTCAAAGGCTTTCAAGTACACTGTGACTTGGTAGAAGGGAAAGAAACCAGCAGTGCTTTAGCCACCGTCAAAGTCGCTGTTAACGGTCAGAATATCTTAGAAGCTGCTGAAGGTAACGGCCCCGTTGCAGCATTAGATAGTGCCTTACGCAAAGCTTTAGTCAATTTTTATCCCCAACTCGCCAGCTTTGAATTGACAGATTACAAAGTGCGGATTCTCGACGGACACGCCGGCACAGCTGCCAAAACCAGAGCCTTAGTAGAATCAGGTAATGGTCATCAACGCTGGACAACTATCGGCGTTTCGACAAATATCTTGGCGGCTTCTTATCAAGCAGTGGTTGAGGGTTTGGAATATGGTTTGTTATTACATTCCCAAGCCGAAGCCGCAGTAAAGGCTTAG
- a CDS encoding reverse transcriptase family protein, which produces MSFQKHTQNNIEQLKKYNLGVYDNAEQIASAMEISIDKLRFLTFTSKTSQISHYIYFKTAKKLAGDRIISAPLPDLKRAQYWILQNILQKITIHDAAHGFCGDRSIITNANPHVGAEIIINIDLQDFFSAITYQRVKGLFQSFGYTSSVATIFGLLCTAPVVEEHNLDNKTDFVELKQRHLPQGSPASPAITNIICRNLDQRLCAIAEKFGFRYTRYVDDLTFSASGENLKHTKNIIKQIQSIISDEGFAINPDKTRILRNSQQQEVTGIIVNQKINVPRKKLKSFRATLHQIENEGLEGKHWGNSSNLIASITGFANFVAMVNPEKGAEFQQQIQRIQEKYGKNN; this is translated from the coding sequence ATGAGTTTTCAAAAGCATACTCAAAACAATATTGAACAGTTAAAAAAATATAATTTAGGTGTCTATGATAATGCCGAGCAGATTGCATCGGCTATGGAAATTAGTATTGATAAACTGCGGTTTCTTACCTTTACTTCTAAAACTTCTCAGATTTCACATTATATTTACTTTAAAACTGCCAAAAAACTTGCAGGCGATCGCATTATTTCTGCACCATTGCCTGATTTAAAACGCGCTCAATACTGGATTTTGCAGAATATCTTACAAAAAATTACCATTCATGACGCTGCACATGGTTTTTGCGGCGATCGCTCCATTATTACTAATGCTAATCCCCATGTTGGTGCAGAAATAATTATTAATATCGACTTGCAAGATTTTTTCTCAGCTATTACATATCAGCGTGTTAAAGGACTATTTCAATCGTTTGGTTATACTTCATCTGTAGCTACAATTTTTGGTTTATTATGTACCGCGCCTGTAGTGGAAGAACACAACTTAGATAATAAAACAGACTTTGTGGAACTTAAGCAACGTCATCTTCCCCAAGGTTCTCCAGCCAGCCCTGCAATTACCAATATTATTTGTCGTAATTTAGATCAGCGTTTGTGTGCGATCGCAGAAAAATTTGGGTTTAGATACACTCGCTATGTTGATGATTTAACATTTTCCGCATCAGGTGAGAATCTGAAACATACCAAAAATATCATCAAGCAAATTCAGTCAATTATCTCTGACGAAGGATTTGCCATCAATCCCGACAAAACCCGCATTTTACGAAACTCTCAACAGCAAGAAGTTACAGGTATTATCGTTAATCAAAAAATTAATGTCCCTCGGAAAAAGTTAAAAAGTTTCCGTGCAACTTTACATCAAATAGAAAATGAAGGCTTAGAAGGTAAGCATTGGGGTAACTCATCCAACCTCATCGCCTCTATCACCGGATTTGCCAACTTTGTCGCAATGGTTAACCCCGAAAAAGGTGCAGAGTTTCAACAACAAATTCAGCGTATTCAAGAAAAATATGGCAAGAATAATTAG